A window from Oreochromis aureus strain Israel breed Guangdong linkage group 16, ZZ_aureus, whole genome shotgun sequence encodes these proteins:
- the ccdc173 gene encoding coiled-coil domain-containing protein 173 isoform X1 yields the protein MAAVVLYGRRRGASKNADEAIRAMQPPDLRHVTVLSKAEWLRIQDELSGVNKEETRIREAAKQRENLHLQSQEVVKLWPDTLHGQRLKRLQEKKIRKEIEEEQMRLADLEEAKYQEQRRKEIIEKAKTQLYCQTDRVKGLHSALLLTEVLKERDAQIELKQRRKSASIDVDKAFLHMVQTREDEALKQEQEKALQRKLVRQVAAEDLRNQIKENELLRERQKLESKKDGDEIQRLQALHQLERRMEAERQANQKRSLMQAHQEHITNRDLIRATDAQKQEAEEEQRKMFLSTKQKIMKLRKEKEKELLREAQTRRERIINRLTVTQQEQAVSEEQKIAKAVAEREAKQAQQQLEEDEKKAEMLKSISVHRELMRQEKEEKDKIERKKAQEALQAKKEADRIFTEKQQRKVKKIREEEREVQDFNAVQMAGKSARLQQLREQEHEFEAKNAELIAEEENRFQQYSQQIINAAAEAQRNVFPLCKAAREGIGGGSGPVFSGVRPSYLVQDRTGAQMPKYVSVATQNIKKLHEAVDIQDAKRRLGFTW from the exons ATGGCAGCGGTGGTTCTGTACGGCCGTCGAAGAGGAGCTAGTAAAAACG CAGATGAAGCCATTAGAGCTATGCAGCCACCAGACCTCCGACATGTTACTGTCTTAAGCAAGGCTGAATGGCTGAGGATTCAAGATGAACTGAGTGGGGTTAATAAAGAAGAGACGAGAATAAGAGAGGCAGCTAAACAGCGAGAGAACCTACACCTGCAGTCACAGGAGGTGGTGAAACTTTGGCCTGATACCCTCCAT GGACAAAGGCTGAAAAGGCTGCAGGAAAAGAAGATTCGAAAGGAAATTGAGGAGGAGCAAATGAGACTGGCTGATTTAGAAGAAGCAAAATACCAGGAGCAGAGGCGGAAGGAGATTATTGAAAAAGCCAAGACTCAGCTCTACTGTCAAACCGACAGAGTCAAAGGACTACAT AGTGCACTCCTGCTGACAGAGGTGCTGAAGGAGAGAGATGCTCAGATTGAGCttaaacaaagaagaaagagtGCCAGTATAGATGTGGACAAAGCATTTCTGCATATGGTACAGACTAGAGAGGATGAAGCCTTGAAACAGGAGCAGGAGAAGGCACTGCAGAGGAAGCTTGTGAGACAGGTTGCTGCAGAAGACCTAAGAAACCA AATAAAGGAAAATGAGCTGCTGAGAGAGCGACAAAAGCTGGAGAGCAAGAAGGATGGAGACGAAATCCAGCGTCTCCAAGCGCTGCATCAGCTGGAGCGAAGGATGGAGGCAGAAAGACAAGCAAATCAGAAAAGAAGCCTCATGCAAGCTCACCAG GAGCATATCACCAACAGAGACCTCATAAGAGCCACAGATGCTCAGAAACAGGAGGCTGAAGAGGAGCAAAGGAAAATGTTTCTCTCTACTAAGCAAAAAATCATGAAGTTacgcaaagaaaaagaaaaagaactgctTAG AGAGGCCCAGACACGTAGAGAAAGGATCATAAACAGACTGACGGTCACACAGCAGGAGCAAGCTGTCAGCGAGGAGCAGAAGATCGCAAAGGCTGTCGCAGAGAGGGAGGCGAAACAGGCGCAGCAGCAACTGGAGGAGGATGAGAAGAAAGCTGAGATGTTGAAGTCCATCAGTGTACACAGAGAGCTAATG agacaagagaaggaggagaaggacAAAATAGAGAGGAAGAAGGCCCAAGAAGCACTGCAGGCCAAAAAAGAGGCTGACAGAATATTTACTGAGAAGCAGCAACGAAAGGTTAAGAAaatcagagaagaagaaagagaggtGCAAGACTTCAATGCTGTGCAAATG GCTGGAAAAAGTGCCAGACTTCAGCAGCTGAGAGAACAGGAACATGAGTTTGAAGCGAAGAATGCAGAACTCATCGCTGAAGAGGAAAACCGCTTCCAGCAGTATTCACAGCAAATCATCAACGCTGCAGCAGAGGCTCAGCGAAACGTGTTTCCACTTTGTAAAGCTGCGAGGGAAGGGATCGGAGGTGGGTCCGGTCCTGTTTTTAGTGGAGTCAGGCCAAGTTACCTTGTTCAGGACCGCACTGGAGCTCAGATGCCCAAATATGTCTCAGTGGCCACCCAGAACATCAAAAAGCTTCACGAAGCTGTAGATATTCAGGATGCCAAGAGAAGACTTGGATTCACATGGTGA
- the ccdc173 gene encoding coiled-coil domain-containing protein 173 isoform X2 — protein sequence MAAVVLYGRRRGASKNDEAIRAMQPPDLRHVTVLSKAEWLRIQDELSGVNKEETRIREAAKQRENLHLQSQEVVKLWPDTLHGQRLKRLQEKKIRKEIEEEQMRLADLEEAKYQEQRRKEIIEKAKTQLYCQTDRVKGLHSALLLTEVLKERDAQIELKQRRKSASIDVDKAFLHMVQTREDEALKQEQEKALQRKLVRQVAAEDLRNQIKENELLRERQKLESKKDGDEIQRLQALHQLERRMEAERQANQKRSLMQAHQEHITNRDLIRATDAQKQEAEEEQRKMFLSTKQKIMKLRKEKEKELLREAQTRRERIINRLTVTQQEQAVSEEQKIAKAVAEREAKQAQQQLEEDEKKAEMLKSISVHRELMRQEKEEKDKIERKKAQEALQAKKEADRIFTEKQQRKVKKIREEEREVQDFNAVQMAGKSARLQQLREQEHEFEAKNAELIAEEENRFQQYSQQIINAAAEAQRNVFPLCKAAREGIGGGSGPVFSGVRPSYLVQDRTGAQMPKYVSVATQNIKKLHEAVDIQDAKRRLGFTW from the exons ATGGCAGCGGTGGTTCTGTACGGCCGTCGAAGAGGAGCTAGTAAAAACG ATGAAGCCATTAGAGCTATGCAGCCACCAGACCTCCGACATGTTACTGTCTTAAGCAAGGCTGAATGGCTGAGGATTCAAGATGAACTGAGTGGGGTTAATAAAGAAGAGACGAGAATAAGAGAGGCAGCTAAACAGCGAGAGAACCTACACCTGCAGTCACAGGAGGTGGTGAAACTTTGGCCTGATACCCTCCAT GGACAAAGGCTGAAAAGGCTGCAGGAAAAGAAGATTCGAAAGGAAATTGAGGAGGAGCAAATGAGACTGGCTGATTTAGAAGAAGCAAAATACCAGGAGCAGAGGCGGAAGGAGATTATTGAAAAAGCCAAGACTCAGCTCTACTGTCAAACCGACAGAGTCAAAGGACTACAT AGTGCACTCCTGCTGACAGAGGTGCTGAAGGAGAGAGATGCTCAGATTGAGCttaaacaaagaagaaagagtGCCAGTATAGATGTGGACAAAGCATTTCTGCATATGGTACAGACTAGAGAGGATGAAGCCTTGAAACAGGAGCAGGAGAAGGCACTGCAGAGGAAGCTTGTGAGACAGGTTGCTGCAGAAGACCTAAGAAACCA AATAAAGGAAAATGAGCTGCTGAGAGAGCGACAAAAGCTGGAGAGCAAGAAGGATGGAGACGAAATCCAGCGTCTCCAAGCGCTGCATCAGCTGGAGCGAAGGATGGAGGCAGAAAGACAAGCAAATCAGAAAAGAAGCCTCATGCAAGCTCACCAG GAGCATATCACCAACAGAGACCTCATAAGAGCCACAGATGCTCAGAAACAGGAGGCTGAAGAGGAGCAAAGGAAAATGTTTCTCTCTACTAAGCAAAAAATCATGAAGTTacgcaaagaaaaagaaaaagaactgctTAG AGAGGCCCAGACACGTAGAGAAAGGATCATAAACAGACTGACGGTCACACAGCAGGAGCAAGCTGTCAGCGAGGAGCAGAAGATCGCAAAGGCTGTCGCAGAGAGGGAGGCGAAACAGGCGCAGCAGCAACTGGAGGAGGATGAGAAGAAAGCTGAGATGTTGAAGTCCATCAGTGTACACAGAGAGCTAATG agacaagagaaggaggagaaggacAAAATAGAGAGGAAGAAGGCCCAAGAAGCACTGCAGGCCAAAAAAGAGGCTGACAGAATATTTACTGAGAAGCAGCAACGAAAGGTTAAGAAaatcagagaagaagaaagagaggtGCAAGACTTCAATGCTGTGCAAATG GCTGGAAAAAGTGCCAGACTTCAGCAGCTGAGAGAACAGGAACATGAGTTTGAAGCGAAGAATGCAGAACTCATCGCTGAAGAGGAAAACCGCTTCCAGCAGTATTCACAGCAAATCATCAACGCTGCAGCAGAGGCTCAGCGAAACGTGTTTCCACTTTGTAAAGCTGCGAGGGAAGGGATCGGAGGTGGGTCCGGTCCTGTTTTTAGTGGAGTCAGGCCAAGTTACCTTGTTCAGGACCGCACTGGAGCTCAGATGCCCAAATATGTCTCAGTGGCCACCCAGAACATCAAAAAGCTTCACGAAGCTGTAGATATTCAGGATGCCAAGAGAAGACTTGGATTCACATGGTGA